One Labrus mixtus chromosome 12, fLabMix1.1, whole genome shotgun sequence DNA segment encodes these proteins:
- the riox1 gene encoding ribosomal oxygenase 1 translates to MFQVAQKKKKKKENGVSKINKPQFNPEVKKKRKKPLNAPQREERFEEPTELQREEEECVNGDGEDLNALLADISKINNSRERASKLFQWLINPIPAKTFFKETWEKKPILVQRKNPHYYKGLFSTAEFDRILRQEDVQYGVNLDVTSYTNGKRETHNPPGRALPFTVWDFYESGCSLRMLNPQAFSSNVWNVLSILQEQFGSMAGANVYLTPPGTQGFAPHYDDIEAFVVQLEGKKHWRVYNPRTEDEILPVLSSPNFNQADIGKPILEVVLEPGDLLYFPRGFIHQGDCLPDAHSLHITVSSYQKNSWGDLLQKLVPAALEVATEEDVEFRQGLPLDYLTYMGVQNSDKDDPRRTKFFSRIESLMKKLTSYAPVDAAVDQKARGFLHDCLPPMLTPEELASSVQGAPARWERGQVVDVGKQVTTQTRVRLLRAGCARLCSDGEAVHLYHTTDNSRVYHKEEPKSFEMNAEHTDAMEFLIHSYPKFVTVGSLPCDSAEDKISLAELLFERGIIRTAEPL, encoded by the exons ATGTTTCAGGtggcacagaagaagaaaaagaagaaggagaacgGGGTCAGTAAGATCAACAAACCTCAGTTTAACCCTGAGGTGAAGAAAAAACGAAAGAAGCCCCTGAATGCACCTCAAAGAGAGGAGAGATTTGAGGAACCCACAGAG TTGCAgcgggaagaggaggagtgtgtcAACGGAGACGGTGAGGATCTAAACGCTTTGCTGGCCGACATTtcaaaaatcaacaacagccgagagagagcgagcaagcTGTTCCAGTGGCTCATCAACCCCATCCCTGCTAAGACCTTCTTTAA GGAAACCTGGGAAAAGAAGCCCATTCTGGTTCAACGTAAAAATCCACATTACTACAAGGGACTTTTCTCCACGGCGGAGTTTGACCGCATATTAAGACAG GAGGACGTACAGTATGGAGTGAACCTGGATGTGACCAGCTACACAAATGGCAAGAGGGAGACGCACAATCCTCCAGGGAGAGCTCTGCCCTTCACTGTGTGGGATTTCTACGAG AGTGGCTGCTCGCTCCGCATGCTGAACCCTCAGGCTTTCTCCTCCAATGTGTGGAACGTGCTCTCCATCCTCCAGGAGCAGTTTGGCAGCATGGCAGGAGCCAACGT ATACTTGACACCACCTGGAACACAAGGCTTTGCTCCACATTATGACGACATCGAGGCGTTCGTAGTTCAGCTGGAGGGGAAGAAACACTGGAGAGTGTACAACCCGAG GACAGAAGATGAGATCCTACCTGTGCTTTCAAGTC caaacttCAACCAGGCAGACATCGGAAAGCCGATCCTGGAGGTGGTGCTAGAGCCCGGGGATCTCCTCTACTTCCCCCGAGGGTTCATCCACCAGGGCGACTGCCTCCCAGACGCTCACTCCCTCCACATCACCGTCTCGTCCTACCAGAAGAACAGCTGGGGGGATCTGCTACAGAAG ttggttCCTGCTGCGTTGGAAGTGGCGACGGAGGAGGATGTGGAGTTCAGACAGGGCTTACCTCTAGACTACCTGACATACATGGGAGTACAAAACTCTGACAAG GACGACCCACGCAGGACAAAATTCTTCTCGAGAATCGAGAGTCTGATGAAGAAGCTTACAAGCTACGCCCCCGTTGATGCCGCAGTGGATCAGAAAGCTAGAGGCTTCCTGCACGACTGCCTCCCTCCCATGCTCACTCCAG AGGAATTGGCCAGCAGTGTGCAGGGAGCACCTGCTAGGTGGGAGCGAGGTCAGGTTGTGGATGTAGGTAAACAAGTCACTACCCAGACCAGAGTCAGGCTTCTCCGTGCCGGATGTGCcag gttgtGCAGCGATGGAGAAGCTGTTCATCTTTACCACACAACAGACAACTCCAGAGTTTACCACAAAGAGGAGCCCAAGAGTTTTGAAATGAACGCAGAG CACACTGATGCCATGGAGTTTCTGATCCATTCATATCCCAAATTTGTGACTGTAGGAAGTCTCCCGTGTGATTCTGCAGAGGACAAG ATCTCTTTGGCTGAGCTGCTCTTTGAGAGGGGGATAATCCGCACAGCAGAGCCTCTGTAG
- the LOC132984822 gene encoding NADH dehydrogenase [ubiquinone] 1 beta subcomplex subunit 1-like — MVNYAAFVRTHWVNVFLPIGVFLGMYLDSLQEQKLTGFRNKSALYSRELKPGEETTWK; from the exons ATGGTCAACTACGCAGCTTTCGTGCGGACGCATTGGGTGAACGTATTCCTACCCATCGGTGTGTTTTTGGGGATGTACTTAGACAGTCTACAGGAACAGAAGCTGACAGGCTTCAGGAACAAAAGTGCTTTGTACAGCAG GGAGCTGAAGCCAGGTGAGGAGACAACCTGGAAGTAG